One segment of Spinacia oleracea plastid, complete genome DNA contains the following:
- the ndhC gene encoding NADH dehydrogenase subunit 3, whose protein sequence is MFLLYEYDIFWAFLIISSVIPILAFLFSGILAPISKGPEKLSSYESGIEPMGDAWLQFRIRYYMFALVFVVFDVETVFLYPWAMSFDILGVSVFIEALIFVLILIVGLVYAWRKGALEWS, encoded by the coding sequence ATGTTTCTACTTTATGAATATGATATTTTCTGGGCATTTTTAATAATATCAAGTGTTATTCCTATTTTAGCATTTCTATTTTCCGGAATTTTAGCACCGATTAGCAAAGGACCCGAGAAACTTTCTAGTTACGAATCGGGTATAGAACCTATGGGGGATGCTTGGTTACAATTTCGAATCCGTTATTATATGTTTGCTCTAGTTTTTGTTGTTTTTGATGTTGAAACGGTTTTTCTTTATCCATGGGCAATGAGTTTCGATATATTGGGTGTATCCGTATTTATAGAAGCTTTAATTTTCGTGCTTATCCTAATTGTTGGTTTAGTTTATGCATGGCGAAAAGGAGCATTGGAATGGTCTTAA
- the accD gene encoding acetyl-CoA carboxylase beta subunit, with the protein MLIRAGNVQIYFHRMTIHQFYFHANRGQESSMKKWWFNSMLSKKELEHGCGLSKSMDSLGPIENTSTKEDPSLNDPEKQIHSSRNSESSSYSNVNHLVRGIDIQNFISDDTFLLIDTKGDSYSIYFDIENQIFEIDNDHSFLSKLQSSFSNYWNSSYLNSRSKNGDTYNGHSLYYTNDSWNNHINNCIDSYLHSQIRSDSSILSGNDSYILSYIFNESGNRSESFSKRSITNGSNLTRRESSHNLDVTQKYRHLWVQCESCYALNYKKLLKSKMGICEQCGYHLKISSSDRIELLIDPGTWNPMDDDMVSMDPIGFHSEEEAYKDRIDSYQIKTGLTEAVQTGIGQLNGIPVAIGVMDFQFMGGSMGSVVGEKITRLIEYASNKFIPLIIVCASGGARMQEGSLSLMQMAKISSVLYDYQSNKKLFYVSILTSPTTGGVTASFGMLGDIIIAEPNAYIAFAGKRVIEQTLNKTVPEGSQAAEFLFHKGLFDPIVPRNLLKGVLSELFELHAFFPLNQNKGED; encoded by the coding sequence ATGCTTATTCGGGCAGGAAATGTTCAAATTTATTTTCATCGAATGACTATTCATCAATTTTATTTTCATGCGAATAGGGGGCAAGAAAGCTCTATGAAAAAATGGTGGTTCAATTCGATGTTGTCTAAGAAAGAGTTAGAACACGGGTGTGGATTAAGTAAATCAATGGACAGTCTTGGTCCTATTGAAAATACCAGTACAAAGGAAGATCCGAGTCTAAATGATCCAGAAAAACAAATTCATAGTTCGAGAAATAGTGAAAGTTCTAGTTACAGTAATGTTAATCATTTAGTTCGTGGCATTGACATTCAGAATTTCATCTCGGATGATACTTTTTTACTTATAGATACTAAAGGGGACAGTTATTCCATATATTTTGATATTGAAAATCAAATTTTTGAGATTGACAACGATCATTCTTTTCTGAGTAAACTGCAAAGTTCTTTTTCAAATTATTGGAATTCAAGTTATCTGAACTCTAGATCTAAGAATGGCGATACTTATAATGGTCATTCGCTGTATTATACTAACGATAGTTGGAATAATCACATTAATAATTGCATTGACAGTTATCTTCATTCTCAAATCCGTAGTGACAGTTCCATCCTAAGTGGTAATGACAGTTACATTTTGAGTTACATTTTTAATGAAAGTGGAAATAGGAGTGAAAGTTTCAGTAAAAGAAGTATCACGAATGGCAGTAATTTAACTAGAAGAGAAAGTTCTCATAATCTTGATGTAACTCAAAAATATAGACATTTGTGGGTTCAATGCGAAAGTTGTTATGCATTAAATTATAAGAAATTGCTGAAGTCAAAAATGGGTATTTGTGAACAATGTGGATATCATTTGAAAATAAGTAGTTCAGATAGAATCGAACTTCTGATTGATCCCGGTACTTGGAATCCAATGGATGACGATATGGTCTCTATGGATCCTATCGGATTTCATTCGGAGGAGGAAGCTTATAAAGATCGTATTGATTCTTATCAAATAAAGACGGGTTTAACTGAAGCTGTTCAAACCGGTATAGGTCAACTAAACGGTATTCCTGTAGCAATTGGGGTTATGGATTTTCAGTTTATGGGAGGTAGTATGGGATCTGTAGTAGGGGAAAAAATAACCCGGTTGATTGAGTATGCTTCCAATAAATTCATACCCCTTATTATAGTATGTGCTTCCGGAGGGGCACGTATGCAAGAAGGAAGCTTGAGCTTAATGCAAATGGCAAAAATCTCGTCTGTTTTATATGATTATCAATCAAATAAAAAGTTATTTTATGTATCAATCCTTACATCTCCTACTACTGGTGGGGTGACAGCCAGCTTTGGTATGTTGGGGGATATCATTATTGCCGAACCTAACGCCTACATTGCATTTGCGGGTAAAAGAGTAATTGAACAAACATTGAATAAGACAGTACCTGAAGGTTCACAAGCAGCCGAATTTTTATTCCATAAGGGTTTATTTGATCCAATCGTACCGCGTAATCTTTTAAAAGGCGTTCTAAGCGAGTTATTTGAGCTGCATGCTTTTTTTCCTTTGAATCAAAATAAAGGCGAGGATTAA
- the atpE gene encoding ATP synthase CF1 epsilon subunit yields the protein MTLNLCVLTPNRSIWNSEVKEIILSTNSGQIGVLPNHAPTATAVDIGILRIRLNDQWLTLALMGGFARIGNNEITILVNDAERGSDIDPQEAQQTLEIAEANLRKAEGKRQKIEANLALRRARTRVEASNTISS from the coding sequence ATGACCTTAAATCTTTGTGTACTGACTCCGAATCGAAGTATTTGGAATTCAGAAGTAAAAGAAATCATTTTATCTACTAATAGTGGCCAAATTGGCGTATTACCAAACCATGCCCCTACTGCCACAGCGGTAGATATAGGAATTTTAAGAATACGCCTTAACGACCAATGGTTAACATTGGCTCTGATGGGCGGTTTTGCTAGAATAGGCAATAATGAGATTACTATTTTAGTAAATGATGCTGAGAGGGGTAGTGACATTGATCCCCAAGAAGCCCAACAAACTCTTGAAATAGCAGAAGCTAACTTGAGGAAAGCGGAAGGAAAGAGACAAAAAATTGAAGCAAATTTAGCTCTCAGACGAGCTAGGACACGAGTCGAGGCTAGCAATACGATTTCTTCGTAA
- the rbcL gene encoding ribulose-1,5-bisphosphate carboxylase/oxygenase large subunit: MSPQTETKASVGFKAGVKDYKLTYYTPEYETLDTDILAAFRVSPQPGVPPEEAGAAVAAESSTGTWTTVWTDGLTNLDRYKGRCYHIEPVAGEENQYICYVAYPLDLFEEGSVTNMFTSIVGNVFGFKALRALRLEDLRIPVAYVKTFQGPPHGIQVERDKLNKYGRPLLGCTIKPKLGLSAKNYGRAVYECLRGGLDFTKDDENVNSQPFMRWRDRFLFCAEALYKAQAETGEIKGHYLNATAGTCEDMMKRAVFARELGVPIVMHDYLTGGFTANTTLSHYCRDNGLLLHIHRAMHAVIDRQKNHGMHFRVLAKALRLSGGDHIHSGTVVGKLEGERDITLGFVDLLRDDYTEKDRSRGIYFTQSWVSTPGVLPVASGGIHVWHMPALTEIFGDDSVLQFGGGTLGHPWGNAPGAVANRVALEACVQARNEGRDLAREGNTIIREATKWSPELAAACEVWKEIKFEFPAMDTV; the protein is encoded by the coding sequence ATGTCACCACAAACAGAGACTAAAGCAAGTGTTGGATTTAAAGCTGGTGTTAAAGATTACAAATTGACTTATTATACTCCTGAGTATGAAACCCTAGATACTGATATCTTGGCAGCATTCCGAGTAAGTCCTCAACCTGGAGTTCCACCCGAAGAAGCAGGGGCTGCAGTAGCTGCTGAATCTTCTACTGGTACATGGACAACTGTATGGACCGACGGACTTACCAACCTTGATCGTTACAAAGGACGATGCTACCACATCGAGCCCGTTGCTGGAGAAGAAAATCAATATATTTGTTATGTAGCGTATCCTTTAGACCTTTTTGAAGAAGGTTCTGTTACTAACATGTTTACTTCCATTGTGGGTAACGTATTTGGGTTCAAAGCCTTGCGTGCTCTACGTTTGGAAGATTTGCGAATCCCTGTTGCTTATGTAAAAACTTTCCAAGGCCCGCCTCACGGTATCCAAGTTGAGAGAGATAAATTGAACAAGTATGGTCGTCCCCTATTGGGATGCACCATTAAACCTAAATTAGGTTTATCCGCTAAAAACTATGGTCGCGCAGTTTATGAATGTCTTCGCGGTGGACTTGATTTTACCAAAGATGATGAAAACGTGAACTCCCAGCCGTTTATGCGTTGGAGAGACCGTTTCCTATTTTGTGCCGAAGCTCTTTATAAAGCACAAGCCGAAACAGGCGAAATCAAAGGGCATTACTTGAATGCTACCGCGGGTACATGCGAAGATATGATGAAAAGGGCTGTATTTGCCAGAGAATTGGGCGTTCCTATTGTAATGCATGACTACTTAACAGGGGGATTCACTGCAAATACTACCTTGTCTCATTATTGCCGAGATAATGGTCTACTTCTTCACATCCACCGTGCAATGCACGCAGTTATTGATAGGCAGAAGAATCATGGTATGCACTTCCGTGTACTAGCGAAAGCGTTACGTCTATCTGGTGGAGATCATATTCACTCTGGTACCGTAGTAGGTAAGCTTGAAGGAGAAAGAGATATTACTTTAGGCTTTGTTGATTTACTACGTGATGATTATACTGAAAAAGACCGAAGTCGCGGTATTTATTTCACTCAATCTTGGGTTTCCACACCAGGTGTTCTGCCTGTTGCTTCAGGCGGTATTCACGTTTGGCATATGCCTGCTCTAACCGAGATCTTTGGGGATGATTCTGTACTACAGTTTGGTGGAGGAACTTTAGGACACCCTTGGGGGAATGCACCAGGTGCTGTAGCAAACCGAGTAGCTCTAGAAGCATGTGTACAAGCTCGTAATGAGGGACGTGATCTTGCTCGCGAAGGTAATACAATTATTCGCGAGGCTACCAAATGGAGTCCTGAACTAGCTGCTGCTTGTGAAGTATGGAAGGAAATCAAATTTGAATTCCCAGCAATGGATACAGTCTAG
- the atpB gene encoding ATP synthase CF1 beta subunit (ATP synthase CF1 beta subunit) has product MRINPTTSDPGVSTLEKKNLGRIAQIIGPVLDVAFPPGKMPNIYNALIVKGRDTAGQPMNVTCEVQQLLGNNRVRAVAMSATDGLTRGMEVIDTGAPLSVPVGGATLGRIFNVLGEPVDNLGPVDTRTTSPIHRSAPAFTQLDTKLSIFETGIKVVDLLAPYRRGGKIGLFGGAGVGKTVLIMELINNIAKAHGGVSVFGGVGERTREGNDLYMEMKESGVINEQNIAESKVALVYGQMNEPPGARMRVGLTALTMAEYFRDVNEQDVLLFIDNIFRFVQAGSEVSALLGRMPSAVGYQPTLSTEMGSLQERITSTKEGSITSIQAVYVPADDLTDPAPATTFAHLDATTVLSRGLAAKGIYPAVDPLDSTSTMLQPRIVGEEHYEIAQRVKETLQRYKELQDIIAILGLDELSEEDRLTVARARKIERFLSQPFFVAEVFTGSPGKYVGLAETIRGFQLILSGELDSLPEQAFYLVGNIDEATAKAMNLEMESKLKK; this is encoded by the coding sequence ATGAGAATCAATCCTACTACTTCTGATCCTGGGGTTTCCACACTTGAAAAAAAAAACCTGGGGCGTATCGCTCAAATTATTGGTCCGGTACTGGACGTAGCCTTTCCTCCAGGCAAGATGCCCAATATTTACAACGCTCTAATAGTTAAAGGTCGAGATACTGCTGGTCAACCAATGAATGTGACTTGTGAAGTACAACAATTATTAGGAAATAATAGAGTTAGAGCTGTAGCTATGAGTGCTACAGATGGTCTAACGCGAGGAATGGAAGTTATCGACACAGGAGCTCCTTTAAGCGTTCCAGTCGGTGGAGCGACTCTTGGACGAATTTTTAACGTGCTTGGGGAGCCTGTTGATAATTTAGGTCCAGTAGATACACGCACAACATCTCCTATTCATAGATCGGCGCCCGCCTTTACACAGTTAGATACAAAATTATCTATTTTTGAAACAGGAATTAAAGTGGTAGATCTTTTAGCCCCTTATCGCCGTGGAGGAAAAATCGGACTATTTGGGGGAGCGGGAGTGGGTAAAACAGTACTCATTATGGAATTGATTAACAATATTGCCAAAGCTCATGGGGGCGTATCCGTATTTGGCGGAGTAGGTGAACGTACTCGTGAAGGAAATGATCTTTACATGGAAATGAAAGAATCCGGAGTTATCAATGAACAAAATATCGCAGAATCAAAGGTGGCTTTAGTTTATGGGCAAATGAATGAACCGCCAGGAGCGCGTATGAGAGTTGGGTTGACTGCCCTAACTATGGCGGAATATTTCCGAGATGTTAATGAACAAGACGTACTTCTATTTATTGACAATATCTTCCGTTTCGTCCAAGCAGGATCTGAAGTATCTGCCTTATTGGGTCGAATGCCTTCCGCTGTGGGTTATCAACCTACTCTTAGTACCGAAATGGGCTCGTTACAGGAAAGAATTACTTCTACAAAAGAAGGGTCCATAACTTCGATTCAAGCAGTTTATGTACCTGCGGACGATTTGACCGATCCCGCTCCTGCTACGACATTTGCACATTTAGATGCTACTACCGTACTATCAAGAGGATTGGCCGCCAAAGGGATCTATCCAGCAGTAGATCCGCTAGATTCAACGTCAACTATGCTCCAACCTAGGATCGTTGGCGAGGAACATTATGAAATTGCGCAAAGAGTTAAGGAAACCTTACAACGTTACAAAGAACTTCAGGACATTATAGCTATCCTTGGTTTGGACGAATTATCCGAAGAAGATCGTTTAACTGTAGCAAGAGCACGAAAAATTGAGCGTTTCTTATCACAACCCTTTTTCGTAGCAGAAGTATTTACAGGCTCTCCAGGAAAATATGTTGGTCTAGCAGAAACAATTAGAGGGTTTCAATTGATCCTTTCCGGAGAATTAGACAGTCTTCCTGAACAGGCTTTTTATTTGGTAGGTAACATCGACGAAGCTACCGCGAAAGCTATGAACTTAGAAATGGAGAGCAAATTAAAGAAATGA